From Maylandia zebra isolate NMK-2024a linkage group LG11, Mzebra_GT3a, whole genome shotgun sequence, one genomic window encodes:
- the LOC143421157 gene encoding 26S proteasome regulatory subunit 6B isoform X1: MEDLVSVEKSPEDMPAVLSSRPQTGLSFLAPEPEDLEDLYTRYKKLQQELEFLEVQEEYIKDEQKNLKKEFLHAQEEVKRIQSIPLVIGQFLEAVDQNTAIVGSTTGSNYYVRILSTIDRELLKPNASVALHKHSNALVDVLPPEADSSIMMLTSDQKPDVMYADIGGMDIQKQEVREAVELPLTHFELYKQIGIDPPRGVLMYGPPGCGKTMLAKAVAHHTTAAFIRVVGSEFVQKYLGEGPRMVRDVFRLAKENAPAIIFIDEIDAIATKRFDAQTGADREVQRILLELLNQMDGFDQNVNVKVIMATNRADTLDPALLRPGRLDRKIEFPLPDRRQKRLIFSTITSKMNLSEEVDLEDYVARPDKISGADINSICQEAGMLAVRENRYIVLAKDFEKAYKTVIKKDEQEHEFYK, translated from the exons ATGGAGGATTTGGTGTCTGTTGAGAAGAGTCCG GAAGACATGCCGGCGGTACTGAGCTCCAGACCTCAGACGGGACTCTCCTTCCTGGCACCAGAACCAGAAGATCTGGAGGACCTGTACACCAGATATAAG aagctgcagcaggagcTCGAGTTCCTGGAGGTGCAGGAGGAGTACATCAAAGATGAGCAGAAGAATCTGAAGAAGGAGTTCCTGCACGCTCAGGAGGAGGTGAAGAGGATACAGAGCATCCCTCTCGTCATTGGCCAGTTCCTGGAAGCTGTTGACCAGAACACAGCTATTGTTGGTTCCACTACAG GGTCGAACTACTATGTGCGGATCCTGAGCACCATCGACAGAGAGCTGCTGAAGCCCAATGCCTCGGTGGCCTTACATAAGCACAGCAACGCTCTGGTGGACGTGCTCCCCCCGGAGGCCGACAGCAGCATCATGATGCTGACGTCAG ACCAAAAGCCTGACGTGATGTATGCCGACATTGGTGGTATGGACATTCAGAAGCAGGAAGTGAGAGAAGCTGTGGAGCTGCCTCTCACACACTTTGAGCTCTATAAACAG ATTGGCATTGACCCTCCCAGGGGCGTCCTTATGTACGGACCTCCAGGCTGCGGTAAGACCATGTTGGCCAAAGCCGTGGCTCACCACACTACAG cggcgTTCATCCGCGTGGTCGGCTCCGAGTTTGTTCAGAAGTATTTGGGGGAAGGTCCTCGTATGGTGAGGGACGTGTTCCGGCTGGCAAAAGAAAACGCCCCCGCCATCATCTTCATCGACGAGATCGACGCCATCGCAACGAAGCGTTTCGATGCACAGACCGGAG cTGACAGGGAAGTGCAGAGAATCTTACTCGAGCTGCTCAATCAGATGGACGGATTCGACCAGAATGTCAACGTCAAG GTGATCATGGCCACCAACAGAGCCGACACTCTGGACCCGGCTCTGCTCCGCCCGGGTCGTCTGGACAGGAAGATCGAGTTCCCGTTGCCCGACCGCAGGCAGAAGCGTCTCATTTTCTCCACCATCACCAGTAAAATGAACCTGTCGGAGGAGGTCGACCTGGAGGACT atgtgGCCCGACCAGACAAGATCTCTGGAGCTGACATCAACTCCATCTGCCAGGAG GCCGGCATGTTGGCAGTGCGAGAGAACAGGTACATCGTCCTCGCCAAAGATTTTGAAAAAGCCTACAAAACGGTCATCAAAAAGGATGAGCAGGAGCACGAGTTCTACAAGTAG
- the LOC143421157 gene encoding 26S proteasome regulatory subunit 6B isoform X2, translating into MPAVLSSRPQTGLSFLAPEPEDLEDLYTRYKKLQQELEFLEVQEEYIKDEQKNLKKEFLHAQEEVKRIQSIPLVIGQFLEAVDQNTAIVGSTTGSNYYVRILSTIDRELLKPNASVALHKHSNALVDVLPPEADSSIMMLTSDQKPDVMYADIGGMDIQKQEVREAVELPLTHFELYKQIGIDPPRGVLMYGPPGCGKTMLAKAVAHHTTAAFIRVVGSEFVQKYLGEGPRMVRDVFRLAKENAPAIIFIDEIDAIATKRFDAQTGADREVQRILLELLNQMDGFDQNVNVKVIMATNRADTLDPALLRPGRLDRKIEFPLPDRRQKRLIFSTITSKMNLSEEVDLEDYVARPDKISGADINSICQEAGMLAVRENRYIVLAKDFEKAYKTVIKKDEQEHEFYK; encoded by the exons ATGCCGGCGGTACTGAGCTCCAGACCTCAGACGGGACTCTCCTTCCTGGCACCAGAACCAGAAGATCTGGAGGACCTGTACACCAGATATAAG aagctgcagcaggagcTCGAGTTCCTGGAGGTGCAGGAGGAGTACATCAAAGATGAGCAGAAGAATCTGAAGAAGGAGTTCCTGCACGCTCAGGAGGAGGTGAAGAGGATACAGAGCATCCCTCTCGTCATTGGCCAGTTCCTGGAAGCTGTTGACCAGAACACAGCTATTGTTGGTTCCACTACAG GGTCGAACTACTATGTGCGGATCCTGAGCACCATCGACAGAGAGCTGCTGAAGCCCAATGCCTCGGTGGCCTTACATAAGCACAGCAACGCTCTGGTGGACGTGCTCCCCCCGGAGGCCGACAGCAGCATCATGATGCTGACGTCAG ACCAAAAGCCTGACGTGATGTATGCCGACATTGGTGGTATGGACATTCAGAAGCAGGAAGTGAGAGAAGCTGTGGAGCTGCCTCTCACACACTTTGAGCTCTATAAACAG ATTGGCATTGACCCTCCCAGGGGCGTCCTTATGTACGGACCTCCAGGCTGCGGTAAGACCATGTTGGCCAAAGCCGTGGCTCACCACACTACAG cggcgTTCATCCGCGTGGTCGGCTCCGAGTTTGTTCAGAAGTATTTGGGGGAAGGTCCTCGTATGGTGAGGGACGTGTTCCGGCTGGCAAAAGAAAACGCCCCCGCCATCATCTTCATCGACGAGATCGACGCCATCGCAACGAAGCGTTTCGATGCACAGACCGGAG cTGACAGGGAAGTGCAGAGAATCTTACTCGAGCTGCTCAATCAGATGGACGGATTCGACCAGAATGTCAACGTCAAG GTGATCATGGCCACCAACAGAGCCGACACTCTGGACCCGGCTCTGCTCCGCCCGGGTCGTCTGGACAGGAAGATCGAGTTCCCGTTGCCCGACCGCAGGCAGAAGCGTCTCATTTTCTCCACCATCACCAGTAAAATGAACCTGTCGGAGGAGGTCGACCTGGAGGACT atgtgGCCCGACCAGACAAGATCTCTGGAGCTGACATCAACTCCATCTGCCAGGAG GCCGGCATGTTGGCAGTGCGAGAGAACAGGTACATCGTCCTCGCCAAAGATTTTGAAAAAGCCTACAAAACGGTCATCAAAAAGGATGAGCAGGAGCACGAGTTCTACAAGTAG